Below is a genomic region from Gillisia sp. Hel_I_86.
GATTGAAACCTATTTTCGGTATAGAAATAGGAAGGATCTACGATCTCTAGCCCGCGTTCTTGGGCAAACTGTTCGGCTCCTTTTCCAGAAAGCAACACATGCGGAGAATTTTCCATTACCTGAAATGCCAAATTTATTGGATTTTTTACAGTGGTAACTCCCGCGACCGCCCCGGCATTCAATGTTTCCCCATCCATGATGGCAGCATCCATTTCGTTGGTTCCTTGGTTGGTAAATACAGCTCCTTTTCCTGCGTTAAAAAGCGGGGAATCTTCTAGGACGTTTATGGTAGATTGGATGGCATCTATAGCCGTTCCTCCATTTGCAAGAATTTCATGTCCTACCCGGATTGCTTCTTCAAGTTTTTCCTTATACGCGACCTCCAAAGAATCGGTCATATTCTCTTTTAGGATAGTTCCTGCGCCCCCATGGATCACAATTCCAAAATTGTCGGTTTCTACTTTATCTGATTTTGGTTTTTCGATGGGCTGGTTTATAGGTTTTTTTTCTTCGGAAGCATAATTACATGCAAACAAGAGTGAAAGAGAGAAGAGAAGTACTAATTTTTTCATGAATTTGGATGTTGAGATGTTTGAATTAAAAGTACTAAAATTAAGTACAGGTCTTGAATGTGCGCTCCAAATTTATAAAAAATGTAAATTTTGCGTAAGCGATAGCAGTGGAAAGCCCGCAGTCACGATCGTGATATTTATCGTGATTGGGACGAGGACTTGCAACGAATAGCGCGGTGCCCGTTAAGGGCATACGCCCAAAACATTTAGATTAGCTTTACAACTTTGTGTGGGAGATTGATTAATTTTATACAACTTTTTTAAACTGAGAGATTATGTCAATAAACAAGCCTTTTAACCTTACTAAATGGGTAGAACAAAATAGGGATTTGCTGAAGCCGCCGGTGGGGAACAAGAATTTATATAGGGAAAGTGACGATTATATTGTGATGATCGTGGCGGGTCCCAACGCTCGTAAAGATTATCATTACAATGAGACGGAGGAACTATTCTTTCAGTTGGAAGGCAACATAGAAATTCATGTGCAGGACAATGGCGAGAAAAAAACGATGGAACTGGGGCCTGGCGATATGTATCTTCACCCTGGAAAAGTGCCACATTCCCCGGTAAGGCATGAAGGTTCTATTGGGCTTGTGGTAGAGCGCAAACGCTTTGGGGAAGAAGGGAAGGATGGCTTGTTGTGGTTTTGCGATAATTGCAATACCAAATTGCACGAAGTTTATTTTCCGTTGCACGATATAGAAAAAGATTTTCTGGGCCATTTTAAAAATTTTTATGGCAGTAAAGAGTTGCGCACCTGTGATAACTGTGGAACGGTGATGCCTGTAGACGAGCGATTTATTAATTCGTAGGGAATGAAAGTAGATTAAGGAGTTGTTTCCTTTAATATTTATTATTTTCGCAACAATTAGTTATAATTAAAGATTAAAATACGAATAAATGAGTGATATAGCAGAAAAGTTTGGGATTAAACAAGCCTTAAAAGCCTTAGGGATTAAAGATATTAATGAAGGAACTTCTACCGGAAAAGATTTTTTTGGGAGTGGTGAAATTATTGAATCTTATTCTCCTGTAGATGGTTCTTTAATAGGAAAGGTGAAAACTACCTCAAAAGAGGATTATGAAAAAGTTATGAACGCTGCTACCGAAGGATTTAAATCCTGGAGAACAATGCCAGCTCCTTTACGTGGTGAAGTAGTTAGAAAATTCAACGAAGAACTTCGAAGGTTGAAAGAGCCTTTAGGGAAATTGGTTTCTTACGAAATGGGAAAATCTTACCAAGAAGGTTTGGGAGAAGTACAGGAAATGATAGATATCTGTGACTTTGCTGTGGGATTGTCCCGCCAGTTGCACGGACTTACCATGCATTCTGAGCGTCCAGGACATAGAATGTACGAGCAATACCATCCACTTGGGGTAGTAGGGATTATTTCTGCTTTTAACTTCCCAGTGGCCGTTTGGGCCTGGAACACCGCTTTGGCTTGGGTTTGTGGAGATGCTTGTGTTTGGAAAGGTTCTGAAAAAACACCAATTACCTCTGTAGCTTGCCAAAAAATTGCTGCCAGGGTTTTTGAAGAAAACAATGTGCCGGCAGGAATTTCTTGTCTCGTAACAGGAGATTATAAAGTAGGGGAAATGATGTCTACAGATAAGCGCATTCCGCTTATTTCTGCTACCGGATCGACCCGAATGGGTAAGATCGTTGCTTCTAAAGTAGCAGAACGTCTTGGAAAAACTTTATTGGAATTAGGAGGGAACAATGCGATTATTGTAACTCCAGATGCCGATATTAAAATGACCGTTATTGGTGCTGTATTTGGTGCTGTAGGAACTGCAGGACAACGTTGTACTTCTACCAGAAGACTTATAATTCATGATTCTATTTACGATAAGGTAAAAGATGCGATCCTTGCGGCTTATAGGCAATTGCGTATTGGAAACCCTTTGGATGAAAATAATCACGTGGGACCACTTATAGATAAAGATGCGGTTAAAAATTACCAGAACGCTTTGACCAAAGTTGTTGAAGAAGGTGGAAATATCATCGTTGAAGGTGGTGTGTTGGAAGGTAAAGGATTTGAAAGTGGATGTTATGTAAAACCGGCAATTGCTGAAGCAAAGAACTCTTACGAGATCGTACAGCATGAAACTTTTGCTCCGGTATTGTACATGATGAAATATTCTGGAACTGTTGAAGATGCTTTGGAAGTGCAAAACGGGGTAAATCAAGGGCTTTCTTCTGCAATTATGACCAATAACTTAAGGGAAGCAGAACACTTCTTATCTGTTAACGGATCTGACTGTGGGATTGCCAATGTAAATATTGGAACCAGTGGTGCTGAGATTGGTGGAGCCTTTGGAGGTGAGAAAGAAACCGGTGGAGGGAGAGAGTCTGGATCTGATGCATGGAAAGTGTATATGAGAAGACAAACCAACACCATTAACTATACTACGGAATTGCCATTGGCGCAAGGGATCAAGTTTGATTTGTAGAATATTATTTAAAGAATAGTTTGAAAAAACCGCCCTTTTCAGGGCGGTTTTTTTGTTTATGGTAGTAGTAGTGATTAAAATAAGGCTTCTATGAGCTTTCTAGTATCTTTCTGAACGAAATGAAATGGAGTGAAGAATCTCACAGTGGCAAGAGATTCCTCCTTTGTCGGAATGACATTTTGAATTGTCAGGCTAAGTCTGTCCAAGTCCAAACTGAGATAAATGGAGTCAAGTTCAACAACTTTTCGAAGCTTCGCTCTAAACAGAAGTAATCTCAAAATCCTCCAAAAGTTTTTCTTGCCTGAACTTTAAAATAATTTGTGCGATAGCGATTACATCTTTTTCGCAATAAGTGACAATTCTATCGATGTTCCCTTCTTCATAATAAACGTCTCTCACCTCCGAACCATCGATATCATCTTTTGGAGTTTGGATTCCCAGAACGTTGGTGAGAAGTTTTAGGGAAGTATAATGCTTATAATCGCCAAACTTCCATAATTCCAAAGTGTCCAAATGTGGCACTTCCCAAGGTTTTTTTCCGAAAAGGTCCAATTTGGATGGCAGCGGTAATCCATGAATAAGTATTCTTCTGGCTAGAAAAGGAAAATCGAATTCCTTACCATTATGCGCACAGAGCAAATGCTGAGGTTTATAAAAATGGGTGTTCAATAAATGAGAGAATTCCTGTAGCAGTGCTAATTCCTCTCCTTTGTACGAAGTGATCCTAAAAGCCCTTTTTTCATCTTTGAATGTGAAATAACCCACCGAAATGCAAGCGATTTTTCCAAATTCGGCCCAAATTCCTGCACGATCGTAAAATTCTTCAGCTGTAAAATCTTCCTTTCGCTGGTATTTCGATTTATCGTCCCAAAGTTTTTGTTTCACCTCTGAGAGGTTATTAAAATCCTTTTCTTCGGGAACCGTTTCTATATCCAGAAACAGAACGTTTTCAAGGTGCAGTTTTCGAACCATTGGCTAACATTTTATAGGCTTCATCTATATATATAAAGAAATCCTTTGCGTGATTTTCTCCCTCTTTCCTGGGTATTAATTCATGTCCTAATCTAACGATTATAAGGTCATCTTCGGGAACAACAATTACATATTGCCCCAATATCCCTCGCATATAAAAGATCTCTTTTCCCTTGTAATCGCTTAACCAAAATCCGTATCCATATTGTGGCGAATCCTCAAACCTTGCTTTGGTGGCTGTTTCTACGAATTCCGAGTCTAATAGTTGTTCCCCATTCCATTTTCCGTTGTCCTTGAAAAGTTTCCCGAAACGTGCAAAATCGCGGGCATTGGAGGCAATGCAGCAATAGGCTTTTTCCATCCCACTTTCCTCAGAGTCCAATTGCCAAAAAGCGTTTTCCTTCATCCCTAAGGGTTTCCAAAAACTATCACTTAAATAGGTTGATAGCTCCTGCCCTGTAGCTTTTTCTATTACCATTCCCAGTAAAATGGTGTTTCCGCTTAAATATTTAAAGGCATTCCCGGGCTCTTCTATCACTTTTAAATTCAAGGCCTCTTTTCTAATATCGTCCCCAAAATATGCTTTTGCTGTTTGAGAGAACGGATTGTAATAATCCTCATCCCAATTAAGGCCAGATGACATGGAAGCAAGATCCCCAACTGTCAAGGCTGCCTGTTTATCCTTGTTGAATTCCGGTAGAAAATCTCCTACCGGCTGATTTAAGCTCTTAATATATGCATCTTTAATTGCTTTCCCTAAAAGTGCCACCGTAATGGATTTTGCCATTGAAAAAGAATTGGTTTTGGAATCTATGCCATAATTTGGCGCATACTTCTCATACCAGATACTGTCATTCTTGATAATTAAAAACGCAACGGTTCCCAGTTCCTCATTTGTTTTCTGAAGGCGTCCTGCGGGGGTTGTCTTATTGTAATCTGGGCTCAAAGGCCATTCATCAAAATTTTCTCCCGATTCAATTACTCTATTCTCAAATTCTGTATAATCATCTATATAAGCGGTTTTATGACCTTGAAAATAGACCACCTGGATTCCCTTCAAGAGATAATCGTAATCGAACAAGAACAAGAGCACAACAATTAACAGAATAGTTGCCAAAAACCCGCCTATAATTTTTAAGAGTAACTTCATAGTTATTAAAATTAGGGCTTTTAAATATAAAATAAAATTTTAAAAAAGTTCTTGCTGTAGTGGAGGGTTTTCGAAATCCAAAAGCCATTTTTTTCTCCATAACCCTCCGGCATATCCAGTTAAGGAACCATCGCTACCTATTACCCGATGACAAGGAATTACAATCCATAAAGGGTTTTTTCCATTTGCTGCGGCAACTGCACGAATGGCTTTTACATTTCCAAGTTCTTTGGAAAGTTCTAAATAGGAACGGGTTTCTCCATAAGGGATCTTATTTAAGGCTTGCCAGACTTGTTTCTGAAAATTGGTGCCAGCCGGATTCATCTTAAGAGTGAAATTTTTTAGTTCGCCAGAAAAGTATCCCTTTAATTGATCTACCGCAGTTTCTAATTCTTTTGGGACCTCTTCCTGTTGAAATTCTTCTTGATCTAAAATCTCAATTTTGCTGATGCCCAGTTCATCACCAGAGACTTCAGCAATTCCTAATGGTGTTTTAAGTAAGGTCGTCATTCTTTGTAGATTTTGTCTCAGAATCATTTTGCTGAATAAGACCAAGTTTTTTGGCGCGCTTTTCCCAGTTTTGCCTAGCCATGAGTTGCATATCTTCAATATGATCGCTCTCATCCATGATTTCAAGTCCTAAGAGCGTTTCAATAATGTCTTCCATTGTTACCAACCCAATAGTATTACCGAATTCATCGGCTACTATTGATATATGCGCTTTACGCTTAATAAAAATCTCAAAAAGCTCCGGAATCGGGGTGTTGCGGTCTGTGATAAAAACCTCTCTTTTTAAGATGCTTAGAGGTTGCTGGCCTTTTTCGTCTATAATTTCCTCAAGAATATCATCTTTGAGCACGAATCCGGAGATATTATTGGGCTTATCCTTATAAACCGGAATTCTGGAGAATTTTAAATTTTTATGAGTTCGGTGAAATTTTTCAATGGTGGTAGATTCATTTTCAATGGTAGCCACAGTAAATGGTGTCATTACATCCTTTGCCATAACCGATTTAAACACAAGTAGGTTTTTGATTACAGTAGTTTCATTTTCTTCAAAAAAGCCTTCTTCTTCAGCGGCATCAGTAATTGCCAAAAACTCTTCTCTACTCATGGTACTTACATGTGCCGATTTCCCTATTAATTTGGTGGTGAGCAACATTAACCAAAGTATACCGGTGTATTTCAATGGGAAAAGTAAAATTTTCAAAATTATTGCTGTAAATTTCCCAAGCGATTGCCAATAAGTTGCTCCAATTGTTTTGGGTATTATTTCTGACAGAATCAGGATTGCAAGGGTCATAATAGCAGATACGATCCCTACCGAATTTCCTCCGCCACCAAAAACTTTCTCTGCTTGTACTCCTACTAGGATTGCTCCAACGGTGTGAGCAATAGTGTTTACAGTAAGAATAGCGATGAGTGGTTTGTCGATATTTTGTTTGAAATGCTTTAGGGTGTTTGCATAGGCTTTCCCTTCCCTTTTTTTAACGCGAATATAGGTAGGGGTGATGCTAAGTAAAACCGCTTCTAGAATAGAGCATAAAAATGAAAAGAAAATTGCCAAAACAGCATAAAGAATAAGTAATTCCATAGTTCGATTTCATTTTAGAACTCTAAATTAAGAATTCTTTCATATAATTTGTATTAGGGAGAGTGGAGATAATAAAAAATAATGCTGCTGAAAGAATTCTCTCAACAGCATTAGCAAAAAATCTAACAAAAAAAATTAAGCAGATAAATTTTTACGGATCAAATTATCCCATTTATTGGCGATAAAAAGCTGTGCATCGGCATCCATGCTATCATTATCGTTTTCATCATAAAAGACCACTTCTTTTATTTTTTCTTTGGAATTATTCTTTAGTAACTCCAATCCGATATGCGTTAATGCCAATTTGCTTTTATTTCCAATTTTTTGCTGATGTCCAGATTTAGATACTGTGCTTTGACTAACATTTTTTAGATCGATCACATCATATTTTGAGTGATCTTTTGGATCTATCACTAAAAACTTTTTGGAGCTACTATCCAGGCCTAAAAGCAGGGAGTTGGTAACTTCTATTTGATCCAGCTTCATTTGATGTTGAGCCGCTAGCTTATTCAATAATTTAAGGGTTCTTTTTTCTTTAGCAGCGTGAGCTACGATCATGTAAAGTATTGGGCCTACAAAAAGAGCTAGTAAGCCGATGCCCATAAGGACTGATGCATTTTCCATTTTAATATAATATTAAGTTGTGAATATGAAAACCCCTTTAGATATAGCAACTAAGGATTTTCAAAATTTATTTGATTTCAAAATTTTAGGAATGACTGAAGTAGTAGATGTTATTCTCAAATTTATATTTGAGATAATCCCTACTTAAAATTCAGCATAAATTCTGATCACCAAAAAAATTGAAATGGAAATATATGTTGGGAAAGTAATTGTCGACTATCTCTTAAATAAGCCCAAGAAGT
It encodes:
- a CDS encoding 3-hydroxyanthranilate 3,4-dioxygenase, whose amino-acid sequence is MSINKPFNLTKWVEQNRDLLKPPVGNKNLYRESDDYIVMIVAGPNARKDYHYNETEELFFQLEGNIEIHVQDNGEKKTMELGPGDMYLHPGKVPHSPVRHEGSIGLVVERKRFGEEGKDGLLWFCDNCNTKLHEVYFPLHDIEKDFLGHFKNFYGSKELRTCDNCGTVMPVDERFINS
- a CDS encoding serine hydrolase domain-containing protein, whose product is MKLLLKIIGGFLATILLIVVLLFLFDYDYLLKGIQVVYFQGHKTAYIDDYTEFENRVIESGENFDEWPLSPDYNKTTPAGRLQKTNEELGTVAFLIIKNDSIWYEKYAPNYGIDSKTNSFSMAKSITVALLGKAIKDAYIKSLNQPVGDFLPEFNKDKQAALTVGDLASMSSGLNWDEDYYNPFSQTAKAYFGDDIRKEALNLKVIEEPGNAFKYLSGNTILLGMVIEKATGQELSTYLSDSFWKPLGMKENAFWQLDSEESGMEKAYCCIASNARDFARFGKLFKDNGKWNGEQLLDSEFVETATKARFEDSPQYGYGFWLSDYKGKEIFYMRGILGQYVIVVPEDDLIIVRLGHELIPRKEGENHAKDFFIYIDEAYKMLANGSKTAP
- a CDS encoding CNNM domain-containing protein, whose product is MELLILYAVLAIFFSFLCSILEAVLLSITPTYIRVKKREGKAYANTLKHFKQNIDKPLIAILTVNTIAHTVGAILVGVQAEKVFGGGGNSVGIVSAIMTLAILILSEIIPKTIGATYWQSLGKFTAIILKILLFPLKYTGILWLMLLTTKLIGKSAHVSTMSREEFLAITDAAEEEGFFEENETTVIKNLLVFKSVMAKDVMTPFTVATIENESTTIEKFHRTHKNLKFSRIPVYKDKPNNISGFVLKDDILEEIIDEKGQQPLSILKREVFITDRNTPIPELFEIFIKRKAHISIVADEFGNTIGLVTMEDIIETLLGLEIMDESDHIEDMQLMARQNWEKRAKKLGLIQQNDSETKSTKNDDLT
- a CDS encoding 3'-5' exonuclease; this encodes MVRKLHLENVLFLDIETVPEEKDFNNLSEVKQKLWDDKSKYQRKEDFTAEEFYDRAGIWAEFGKIACISVGYFTFKDEKRAFRITSYKGEELALLQEFSHLLNTHFYKPQHLLCAHNGKEFDFPFLARRILIHGLPLPSKLDLFGKKPWEVPHLDTLELWKFGDYKHYTSLKLLTNVLGIQTPKDDIDGSEVRDVYYEEGNIDRIVTYCEKDVIAIAQIILKFRQEKLLEDFEITSV
- a CDS encoding isoaspartyl peptidase/L-asparaginase family protein is translated as MKKLVLLFSLSLLFACNYASEEKKPINQPIEKPKSDKVETDNFGIVIHGGAGTILKENMTDSLEVAYKEKLEEAIRVGHEILANGGTAIDAIQSTINVLEDSPLFNAGKGAVFTNQGTNEMDAAIMDGETLNAGAVAGVTTVKNPINLAFQVMENSPHVLLSGKGAEQFAQERGLEIVDPSYFYTENRFQSLQKMKEAEKMKADSADNRTAFYDPYIKESKFGTVGCVALDKNGNIAAGTSTGGMTNKKWNRIGDVPIIGAGTYANNATCAISGTGWGEYFMRGVVAYDISAMMEYKKMSLQEAAKKVIQAKLTELGGEGGIIAIDHKGNIAMEFNSAGMYRAAMNKKGELSIGIYKENEKVTAEKE
- a CDS encoding aldehyde dehydrogenase family protein codes for the protein MSDIAEKFGIKQALKALGIKDINEGTSTGKDFFGSGEIIESYSPVDGSLIGKVKTTSKEDYEKVMNAATEGFKSWRTMPAPLRGEVVRKFNEELRRLKEPLGKLVSYEMGKSYQEGLGEVQEMIDICDFAVGLSRQLHGLTMHSERPGHRMYEQYHPLGVVGIISAFNFPVAVWAWNTALAWVCGDACVWKGSEKTPITSVACQKIAARVFEENNVPAGISCLVTGDYKVGEMMSTDKRIPLISATGSTRMGKIVASKVAERLGKTLLELGGNNAIIVTPDADIKMTVIGAVFGAVGTAGQRCTSTRRLIIHDSIYDKVKDAILAAYRQLRIGNPLDENNHVGPLIDKDAVKNYQNALTKVVEEGGNIIVEGGVLEGKGFESGCYVKPAIAEAKNSYEIVQHETFAPVLYMMKYSGTVEDALEVQNGVNQGLSSAIMTNNLREAEHFLSVNGSDCGIANVNIGTSGAEIGGAFGGEKETGGGRESGSDAWKVYMRRQTNTINYTTELPLAQGIKFDL
- a CDS encoding methylated-DNA--[protein]-cysteine S-methyltransferase; the protein is MTTLLKTPLGIAEVSGDELGISKIEILDQEEFQQEEVPKELETAVDQLKGYFSGELKNFTLKMNPAGTNFQKQVWQALNKIPYGETRSYLELSKELGNVKAIRAVAAANGKNPLWIVIPCHRVIGSDGSLTGYAGGLWRKKWLLDFENPPLQQELF